A part of Lacinutrix sp. 5H-3-7-4 genomic DNA contains:
- a CDS encoding spondin domain-containing protein, translated as MKNFTFLSFILFTLVLLFSSNSNAQSTAIYDVTFNSTWNATEHTSIPANDHFSNLVGATHKNENEYFQLGQNASVGIKDMAELGDNTALMSEVLNATNTKEWFNTSFSPNNAEFGSATITNIEVDEEHHLLTLVSMIAPSPDWFIAVNSIDLRNDTNTSWKPTFTIDVFVYDAGTDSGSNYNSADAPTNPQVAISMINGSPFNGNKVGELTVTFKSSTLSTGEFQQEENLKVFPNPSSGIINISANNNLSTIQVYNILGSKVKDLNVANRNSNFQLNFSDLNKGVYLLKLNSSNGNSKTQKLILQ; from the coding sequence ATGAAAAACTTTACCTTCTTAAGTTTTATTTTATTTACACTTGTTCTTCTATTCAGCAGTAATAGTAATGCACAAAGTACCGCTATTTACGATGTGACGTTTAATAGCACATGGAACGCTACAGAGCACACATCTATTCCTGCAAACGATCACTTTTCTAATCTTGTTGGTGCAACGCATAAAAATGAAAACGAATATTTTCAATTAGGGCAAAATGCTTCAGTAGGAATAAAAGATATGGCAGAATTAGGAGACAATACTGCGTTAATGAGCGAAGTACTAAACGCTACAAATACAAAGGAATGGTTTAACACTTCATTTTCACCAAATAATGCAGAGTTTGGTTCGGCTACTATTACTAATATTGAAGTTGATGAAGAACACCATTTACTTACACTTGTGTCTATGATTGCGCCAAGTCCAGATTGGTTTATTGCTGTAAATAGTATTGATTTAAGAAACGATACCAATACCAGTTGGAAACCTACTTTTACTATAGATGTTTTTGTTTACGATGCTGGTACAGATAGTGGTAGTAATTACAATTCGGCAGATGCGCCAACAAATCCGCAAGTTGCAATTTCTATGATTAATGGTTCGCCTTTTAACGGCAATAAAGTAGGAGAATTAACAGTAACTTTTAAATCTTCAACACTTAGCACAGGTGAATTTCAACAAGAAGAAAACTTAAAGGTTTTTCCAAATCCGTCAAGCGGAATAATAAACATTTCAGCCAATAATAATTTAAGTACAATTCAAGTTTACAATATTCTTGGTAGTAAAGTTAAAGACTTAAACGTAGCGAATAGAAACAGTAATTTTCAACTTAATTTTTCAGATTTAAATAAAGGTGTGTATTTACTTAAACTTAATAGTAGTAACGGAAACTCTAAAACCCAAAAACTAATTTTACAATAA
- a CDS encoding HTTM domain-containing protein: protein MNSSIKSYLNATTNAAPLAVFRIGFGLMMLYSIIRYWAKGWIETIYIQPQFHFKYYGFEWVKTLGDYTYILFIICGIASLLVALGFKYRLAIIAFFLSFTYIELMEKTTYLNHYYFISVLSFLMIFLPANAYFSLDAYRNKIQYKNIPRWTIDSIKLLLGIVYFYAGLAKINSDWLLKAQPLKTWLPSKYDIPFIGESLMHQNWFHFAMSWSGMLYDLCIPFLLLYKKTRGFAFVLVVIFHVFTRVLFPIGMFPYVMIVSALIFFDASFHNKIVSFIKKGLRIPSAKAIETKSVFKLKRKTLVLPVVTLFFVLQLLIPFRYLLYPSELFWTEEGYRFSWRVMLMEKMGNTTFKIVNGKTKAFFYVQNDDFLTPLQEKQMSFQPDFILEYAHYLGDHFKKQGHEHVEVYAKSYVALNGRLSAPFVDETVNLYAEKETFKPKFWILPFNDEIKGL, encoded by the coding sequence ATGAATAGCAGCATTAAATCATACTTAAACGCAACTACAAATGCAGCACCTTTAGCTGTGTTTCGTATTGGTTTTGGTTTAATGATGTTGTATAGTATTATTCGTTATTGGGCAAAAGGTTGGATAGAAACCATTTACATACAACCACAATTTCATTTTAAATATTACGGTTTTGAGTGGGTAAAAACTTTAGGCGATTATACCTATATTTTATTTATTATCTGCGGCATCGCTTCGCTTTTAGTGGCACTAGGTTTTAAATATAGATTAGCAATTATAGCCTTCTTTTTAAGCTTTACTTATATAGAGTTAATGGAGAAAACCACGTATTTAAACCATTACTATTTTATAAGTGTTTTAAGTTTTCTCATGATTTTTTTACCGGCAAATGCATACTTCTCTTTAGATGCTTACCGTAATAAAATTCAATATAAAAACATACCACGATGGACAATAGATAGTATTAAACTGCTATTAGGTATTGTCTATTTTTACGCAGGATTAGCAAAAATTAATAGCGATTGGTTATTAAAAGCACAACCGTTAAAAACTTGGTTACCATCTAAATACGATATTCCATTTATAGGCGAAAGTTTAATGCACCAAAATTGGTTTCACTTTGCTATGAGTTGGTCTGGTATGCTGTATGATTTGTGTATTCCGTTTTTATTACTCTATAAAAAAACACGCGGTTTTGCTTTTGTATTGGTTGTGATTTTTCATGTGTTTACAAGAGTATTATTTCCAATTGGGATGTTTCCGTATGTCATGATTGTTAGTGCGCTTATTTTCTTTGATGCAAGCTTTCATAATAAAATAGTAAGTTTCATTAAAAAAGGATTACGAATTCCTTCCGCGAAAGCGATAGAAACAAAATCTGTTTTCAAATTAAAAAGAAAAACCTTAGTGCTACCAGTGGTTACTTTGTTTTTCGTTTTGCAATTACTCATTCCTTTTCGCTATTTGCTATATCCAAGCGAATTATTCTGGACCGAAGAAGGTTACAGGTTTTCATGGCGCGTGATGTTAATGGAGAAAATGGGAAACACGACCTTTAAAATTGTAAACGGAAAAACAAAAGCGTTTTTTTATGTTCAGAATGACGATTTTTTAACGCCATTACAAGAAAAGCAAATGAGTTTTCAACCCGATTTTATTTTAGAATATGCACACTACCTTGGTGACCATTTTAAAAAGCAAGGTCATGAGCATGTAGAAGTATATGCTAAAAGTTATGTTGCATTAAACGGAAGATTAAGTGCGCCGTTTGTAGATGAAACCGTAAATTTGTACGCCGAAAAAGAAACATTTAAACCCAAATTTTGGATTTTACCATTTAACGATGAGATTAAAGGATTATAA
- a CDS encoding DUF4856 domain-containing protein, producing the protein MNKLVLGLAALATITLSSCSSDDDTGVIIETNNVTAPNTYVFERDGNTTVSFSGQTTRIQMAQEIVSGLSNTANTETILDNMFAHQEGANDFSDAALNASNKSVRSKTAASTDYYAANTTDAATIKATFDFFIEEQVNTVFPNWDTDASAGVAGSIQEAGGGSTRYVSEKGLEYNQAFAKGLIGALMVDQIVNNYLSPAVLDAGDNEANNDADVLDGDNNYTTMEHKWDEAYGYLYGNEANPAVPVLGADNFLNKYLSRVENDEDFTGIAMEIYNAFKLGRAAIVAKDYALRDAQANIIKEKISEIIAVRAVYYLQQGKADLGSDWASAFHSLSEGYGFVYSLQFTRKPGTNEPYLSKDEVLFYTDSLMEGNGFWDITPETLDTISNEISAEFSFTTEQAGS; encoded by the coding sequence ATGAATAAACTAGTATTAGGTTTAGCAGCTTTAGCAACAATAACATTATCATCTTGTTCAAGTGATGATGATACAGGTGTTATAATTGAAACAAATAATGTAACAGCTCCAAACACTTACGTATTTGAAAGAGATGGTAACACAACAGTAAGCTTTAGCGGTCAAACAACACGTATACAAATGGCTCAGGAAATTGTTTCTGGCTTATCAAATACTGCAAATACTGAAACTATTTTAGATAATATGTTTGCTCACCAAGAAGGCGCAAACGATTTTAGTGATGCTGCTTTAAATGCATCAAATAAAAGTGTAAGAAGTAAAACAGCTGCTTCTACAGATTATTATGCTGCAAATACAACAGATGCTGCTACAATTAAAGCAACGTTTGATTTTTTTATAGAAGAACAAGTAAATACTGTATTTCCTAATTGGGATACAGACGCAAGCGCAGGAGTTGCAGGTTCTATTCAAGAAGCTGGTGGTGGTTCTACTAGATACGTAAGTGAAAAAGGTTTAGAGTATAACCAAGCATTTGCCAAAGGTTTAATAGGTGCATTAATGGTAGACCAAATAGTAAATAACTATTTAAGTCCAGCAGTTTTAGATGCAGGTGATAATGAGGCAAACAACGATGCAGATGTTTTAGATGGAGATAACAACTATACTACAATGGAGCACAAATGGGATGAAGCTTATGGTTATTTATATGGTAACGAAGCAAACCCAGCAGTTCCTGTTTTAGGCGCAGATAACTTTTTAAACAAATACCTTTCTAGAGTAGAAAACGATGAAGACTTTACAGGTATTGCAATGGAAATTTACAACGCTTTTAAATTAGGTCGTGCTGCAATTGTAGCTAAAGATTATGCATTACGTGATGCACAAGCAAACATTATAAAAGAAAAAATTTCTGAAATTATTGCAGTAAGAGCTGTATATTATTTACAACAAGGAAAAGCAGATTTAGGTTCAGATTGGGCTTCTGCATTCCATAGTTTATCTGAAGGTTATGGTTTTGTTTATAGCTTACAATTTACAAGAAAGCCAGGAACAAATGAGCCTTACCTTTCTAAAGACGAAGTTCTTTTTTATACAGATTCATTAATGGAAGGAAATGGTTTTTGGGATATAACTCCAGAAACTTTAGATACAATATCTAACGAAATTTCAGCAGAGTTTAGTTTTACAACTGAACAAGCAGGAAGTTAA
- a CDS encoding LysE family translocator, whose product MNYETLLAFVIATSALAISPGPDNIYVLMQSIVNGTKYGLATVCGLISGCLVHTTLVAFGVSAIIKENDILFFIIKCLGAAYLLYLAFKVYKSDAKVELNDTAVPKKSMWQLFKQGVIMNVLNPKVSIFFLAFFPGFLFSETLSTVKQFYILGFLFMATSFIIFSLVAILAGSISTYLKSHKNIGLILKWLQIVVFVGIAIFIFFSKK is encoded by the coding sequence TTGAATTACGAAACACTTTTAGCGTTTGTTATAGCAACTTCGGCATTAGCCATATCTCCAGGACCAGACAATATATATGTATTAATGCAAAGTATTGTTAACGGTACAAAGTATGGTTTGGCAACGGTTTGTGGATTAATTTCTGGATGTTTAGTGCATACAACTTTAGTTGCTTTTGGAGTATCGGCTATTATAAAAGAAAACGATATATTATTTTTTATAATTAAATGTTTAGGTGCAGCTTATCTTTTATACTTAGCATTTAAGGTTTACAAAAGTGATGCAAAAGTAGAATTAAACGACACGGCAGTTCCTAAAAAAAGTATGTGGCAACTGTTTAAACAAGGTGTTATAATGAACGTGCTAAACCCAAAGGTTTCTATTTTCTTTTTAGCTTTCTTTCCTGGTTTTTTGTTTTCTGAAACACTTAGTACTGTAAAACAGTTTTATATACTGGGTTTTCTGTTTATGGCAACGTCATTTATTATATTTTCTTTAGTCGCCATTTTAGCAGGTTCAATTTCTACCTATTTAAAATCTCATAAAAATATAGGTTTGATTTTAAAGTGGTTACAAATAGTTGTGTTTGTTGGTATTGCGATTTTTATATTTTTCTCAAAAAAATAG
- the pepT gene encoding peptidase T: protein MISKQDIIKRFVGYVTIDTESDPESDTTPSTAKQWDLANALVEELKAIGMSDVTIDENAYIMATLPSNVEHDVPTIGFISHFDTTPDFTGANVKPQIIESYDGKDIILNEAENIVLSPDYFEDLLLYKGQTLITTDGTTLLGADDKAGITEIVSAIEYLIANPQIKHGTIKVGFTPDEEIGRGAHKFDVEKFGADWAYTMDGSQIGELEYENFNAAGAKVRVKGKIVHPGYAKGKMVNSMYIATEFINSLPRMETPEHTEGYEGFFHLYSINGEVEDTVMQYIIRDHDREHFEARKEVMQKITNEINTQYGKEVIEIEIKDQYFNMKEKVEPVMHIVDIAEEAMKQLNIKPLIKAIRGGTDGSQLSYMGLPCPNIFAGGHNFHGRYEYVPVESMIKATEVICKIAELTAEKK from the coding sequence ATGATTTCAAAACAAGATATAATAAAACGCTTTGTAGGATATGTAACTATAGACACAGAATCTGATCCAGAAAGCGACACAACGCCAAGTACAGCAAAGCAATGGGATTTAGCAAACGCTTTAGTAGAAGAGCTTAAAGCTATTGGTATGAGCGATGTTACTATAGATGAAAATGCTTACATAATGGCAACTTTACCTAGTAATGTAGAGCATGATGTACCAACTATTGGTTTTATTTCGCATTTTGATACCACTCCAGATTTTACTGGTGCAAATGTAAAACCTCAAATTATTGAGAGTTACGATGGTAAAGACATTATACTTAACGAAGCTGAAAACATTGTTTTATCTCCAGATTATTTTGAAGATTTGCTACTCTATAAAGGTCAAACTTTAATTACAACAGATGGTACAACGCTTTTAGGTGCAGATGATAAAGCGGGAATTACAGAAATTGTTTCTGCTATCGAGTACTTAATTGCTAATCCGCAAATTAAGCACGGTACTATAAAAGTTGGTTTTACACCAGACGAGGAAATTGGTCGTGGTGCACATAAATTTGATGTAGAAAAGTTTGGAGCCGATTGGGCTTACACAATGGATGGTAGCCAGATTGGTGAATTAGAATACGAGAATTTTAATGCTGCCGGAGCTAAAGTTCGTGTAAAAGGAAAAATTGTGCATCCAGGTTATGCTAAAGGTAAAATGGTAAATTCTATGTACATCGCTACAGAGTTTATAAACTCTTTACCACGTATGGAAACACCTGAACATACCGAAGGTTATGAAGGTTTTTTCCATTTATACTCTATTAATGGAGAAGTTGAAGATACCGTTATGCAATATATAATTCGTGATCACGATCGTGAGCATTTTGAAGCACGAAAAGAAGTGATGCAAAAAATTACAAACGAAATTAATACACAATACGGAAAAGAAGTAATTGAGATTGAAATAAAAGATCAATACTTTAATATGAAAGAAAAAGTAGAGCCTGTAATGCACATTGTAGATATCGCTGAAGAAGCAATGAAACAATTAAACATTAAGCCATTAATTAAAGCTATTCGTGGTGGAACCGATGGTTCTCAACTAAGTTATATGGGTTTACCTTGTCCAAATATTTTTGCTGGCGGACATAACTTTCATGGTCGTTACGAGTACGTACCAGTAGAAAGTATGATAAAGGCTACCGAGGTTATTTGTAAAATCGCAGAATTAACCGCAGAAAAAAAATAA
- a CDS encoding quinone-dependent dihydroorotate dehydrogenase: protein MYKALLRPLFFLFDPEKIHHFTFSLIKFTCKIPGMASLYRSLYVVEDAKLERKLFGLTFKNPVGLAAGFDKNAVLYNELANFGFGFIEIGTVTPKAQEGNPKKRLFRLKDDKGIINRMGFNNEGLDAAISQLKKNKGKLIIGGNIGKNTQTKPEDYTKDYLECFNALHPYVDYFVLNVSCPNVGSHAKLNDKDYLLELIGTVQKANTNFTTQKPIVLKIAPDLNNGQLDEIIELVQETSLDGVIASNTSTDRTGLKATDERLAEIGNGGLSGQPVKEKSTQVIKYLSQKSNKAFPIIGVGGIHSAKDALEKIEAGADLVQIYTGFIYEGPSLVKQINKALL from the coding sequence ATGTACAAAGCACTACTACGCCCATTATTTTTTCTTTTCGATCCAGAAAAGATTCATCACTTTACATTTTCGTTAATAAAATTTACTTGTAAGATACCAGGTATGGCTTCACTTTATAGAAGTTTATATGTGGTAGAAGATGCTAAACTAGAACGCAAACTCTTTGGTTTAACCTTTAAAAATCCAGTAGGTTTAGCAGCAGGTTTCGATAAAAATGCTGTATTGTATAATGAACTTGCAAACTTTGGTTTTGGCTTTATAGAAATAGGTACAGTAACACCAAAAGCGCAAGAAGGAAACCCAAAAAAGCGTTTGTTTAGGTTAAAAGACGATAAAGGTATTATAAACAGAATGGGTTTTAATAACGAAGGTCTTGATGCTGCTATTTCTCAATTAAAAAAGAATAAAGGAAAACTTATTATTGGTGGTAATATTGGTAAAAATACACAAACAAAACCAGAAGATTATACTAAAGATTATCTGGAATGTTTTAATGCTTTACATCCTTATGTAGATTACTTTGTGCTTAATGTAAGTTGCCCAAATGTTGGTAGTCATGCAAAATTAAATGACAAAGATTATTTGTTAGAATTAATAGGAACGGTACAAAAAGCGAATACTAATTTTACAACACAAAAACCAATTGTATTAAAAATTGCTCCAGATTTAAATAACGGGCAGTTAGATGAAATTATAGAGTTAGTACAAGAAACAAGTTTAGATGGTGTTATTGCCAGTAATACTTCTACAGATAGAACAGGTTTAAAAGCTACAGATGAAAGATTAGCCGAAATAGGAAACGGCGGTTTAAGCGGGCAACCAGTTAAAGAAAAATCTACTCAGGTTATAAAATATCTATCTCAAAAAAGTAATAAAGCTTTCCCTATAATTGGTGTTGGCGGAATACACTCTGCAAAAGATGCTTTAGAGAAAATTGAAGCAGGAGCAGACTTAGTTCAAATATATACAGGCTTTATTTACGAAGGACCATCGCTAGTAAAACAAATAAATAAAGCGTTATTGTAA
- a CDS encoding hydroxymethylglutaryl-CoA lyase, protein MSNHVKVIECPRDAMQGIKDFIPTEKKVQYIQSLLRVGFDTIDFGSFVSPKAIPQMVDTAEVLAQLDLSKTTSKLLSIIANTRGANDACTHPEIDYLGYPFSISENFQMRNTHKTIAQSIVTLQEILNRADQANKEVVVYISMGFGNPYGDPWSVEIVGEWTERLSKMGVKILSLSDTVGTSNPENIDYLFSNLIPQYKNIEFGAHLHTTPTTWFEKVDAAYKAGCRRFDGAIQGFGGCPMAKDDLTGNMPTEKVLSYLTTKKAHDLNAMSFESSYNEATKIFTKYH, encoded by the coding sequence ATGTCAAACCACGTAAAAGTTATAGAATGTCCAAGAGATGCCATGCAAGGCATTAAAGATTTTATTCCAACCGAAAAGAAAGTACAATACATACAATCTTTACTTCGTGTTGGTTTTGATACTATCGATTTTGGAAGTTTTGTATCACCAAAAGCAATACCGCAAATGGTAGATACTGCCGAAGTTTTAGCGCAGTTAGACTTAAGTAAAACAACAAGTAAGTTATTATCTATAATAGCCAATACGCGTGGTGCAAACGATGCCTGTACACATCCAGAAATAGATTATTTAGGTTATCCGTTTTCAATTTCCGAGAATTTTCAAATGCGTAACACGCATAAAACTATCGCGCAATCTATTGTTACGCTACAAGAGATTTTAAATAGAGCAGACCAAGCTAATAAAGAAGTTGTTGTTTATATTTCTATGGGTTTTGGAAATCCGTATGGCGATCCATGGAGTGTGGAAATTGTAGGAGAGTGGACAGAACGATTAAGTAAAATGGGCGTTAAAATACTTTCACTTAGTGATACTGTTGGTACATCTAATCCAGAAAATATAGATTATTTATTCTCTAATTTAATACCACAATATAAAAACATCGAGTTTGGAGCACACTTACACACAACGCCAACCACTTGGTTTGAAAAAGTAGATGCTGCATACAAAGCAGGATGCCGCCGTTTTGATGGTGCTATACAAGGTTTTGGTGGTTGTCCAATGGCTAAAGACGATTTAACCGGTAATATGCCAACCGAAAAAGTACTATCATATCTAACTACTAAAAAAGCACACGATTTAAATGCCATGTCTTTTGAAAGTAGTTATAACGAAGCCACTAAAATCTTCACTAAATACCATTAA
- a CDS encoding TonB-dependent receptor domain-containing protein yields the protein MRLKDYKLFFICFLLAAIAIAQNKISGTITDASNNQPIVNVEVYDKDAGLLTTTNTSGFFEFETEKQNLTIVFFSYNYEVVEQVVTGNSTIEINLLPLAETLSEVEISSRKAKVFALKRLKDVEETAIYAGKKTEVVLVEQSMASLASNNARQIYSQVSGLNIYQNDDAGLQLNIGGRGLDPNRTASFNTRQNGYDISADVLGYPESYYTPAAEGLKEVQIIRGAASLQYGTQFGGLVNFKMKEPNATKPFELITRNTIGSNGLYTNFTSVSGTKNKLSYYSFFNYKKGDGFRDNSNFESKNAFAHIGYQFNERTKLTGEVTYLRYLAKQAGGLNDSQFEEDPYQSNRARNWFQVDWLLYNLKLSHKFSDNTNFTFNAFGLDANRTALGFRDRRTDLSDPGGARDLISSDFNNYGFETRLLSKYNVFNKEATFLIGGKFYKADNSYSQGPGSDGADPNFDSAIGDYPFYPTQSAYDNPNLNIAVFGENIFYVSDKFSVTPGARFEFIKTESIGSRQTFNFDGAGNPIDAGVEYQDIENERSFVLLGLGLSYKASKALEFYGNISQNYRSITFGDINIVNPSNAVDPNLDDESGFTLDLGVRGNINQLVSYDANVFGLFYNDRIGLIDAVIPPVNNVGKLRVNVGDARIFGVESLIDFNLKKLFNLNNKFSANYFINSSFVTSEYTSTNFDNTSSDVRVGNKVEFIPDVNIKTGLQFGYGNFLSNIQYTYLSSQFTDAGNDPGGDNLNSIVGTIPSYSVLDVSVSYKYKRIKLEAGINNVLDKAYFTRRATGYPGPGIIPSANRNFYTTLQIKI from the coding sequence ATGAGATTAAAGGATTATAAATTATTTTTCATTTGCTTTTTATTAGCAGCTATAGCCATTGCCCAAAACAAAATATCTGGAACAATTACAGACGCTTCTAACAATCAACCTATTGTAAACGTAGAGGTTTACGATAAAGATGCAGGATTGTTAACTACAACTAATACTTCTGGTTTTTTTGAATTTGAAACCGAAAAGCAAAACCTTACTATTGTGTTTTTTTCATACAATTATGAAGTTGTAGAGCAAGTAGTGACAGGTAATAGTACAATAGAAATTAATTTACTGCCTTTAGCCGAAACACTATCTGAGGTTGAAATATCTTCTAGAAAAGCAAAAGTATTTGCTTTAAAACGCTTAAAAGATGTTGAGGAAACTGCAATTTATGCAGGTAAAAAAACAGAAGTTGTTTTAGTAGAACAATCTATGGCAAGTTTAGCGTCTAACAACGCAAGGCAAATATACAGTCAAGTTTCTGGATTAAATATATACCAAAACGACGATGCAGGATTGCAACTTAATATTGGTGGTCGTGGTTTAGATCCTAATCGTACAGCTAGTTTTAATACCAGGCAAAACGGTTATGATATTAGTGCAGATGTTTTAGGTTATCCAGAAAGTTATTATACACCAGCAGCCGAAGGTTTAAAAGAAGTGCAAATTATTCGTGGTGCTGCATCTTTGCAATATGGAACACAATTTGGTGGTTTGGTTAATTTTAAAATGAAAGAACCTAACGCAACAAAACCTTTTGAGCTAATTACAAGAAACACCATTGGAAGTAATGGTTTGTATACAAACTTTACAAGCGTAAGTGGTACTAAAAATAAATTAAGCTATTACTCGTTTTTTAATTATAAAAAAGGTGATGGTTTTAGAGATAACTCAAACTTTGAATCTAAAAACGCATTTGCACATATTGGTTATCAATTTAATGAGCGTACAAAACTAACAGGAGAAGTAACTTATTTAAGATATTTAGCAAAGCAAGCAGGTGGTTTAAACGATAGCCAGTTTGAAGAAGATCCATACCAAAGTAACAGAGCACGAAATTGGTTTCAAGTCGATTGGTTACTATATAATTTAAAATTATCTCATAAGTTTTCTGATAATACAAACTTTACATTTAACGCTTTTGGTCTTGATGCTAATAGAACAGCTTTAGGTTTTAGAGACAGACGTACAGATTTATCTGATCCTGGTGGAGCAAGAGATTTAATAAGTAGCGATTTTAATAACTATGGTTTTGAAACGCGATTACTCTCAAAGTATAATGTGTTTAATAAGGAAGCTACATTTTTAATTGGTGGTAAGTTTTATAAAGCCGATAATAGTTATTCTCAAGGACCAGGAAGCGATGGAGCAGATCCTAATTTTGATTCTGCAATAGGTGATTATCCTTTTTACCCAACACAATCTGCATACGATAATCCAAATTTAAATATTGCAGTTTTTGGTGAAAATATTTTTTATGTAAGCGATAAATTCTCTGTAACACCAGGCGCAAGATTTGAATTTATTAAAACCGAAAGTATAGGGTCAAGACAAACATTTAATTTTGATGGCGCAGGAAATCCAATAGACGCTGGAGTAGAATATCAAGATATTGAAAACGAACGCTCTTTTGTACTTTTAGGTTTAGGCTTAAGCTATAAGGCATCAAAAGCTTTAGAGTTCTACGGAAACATCTCTCAAAATTACCGTTCGATAACCTTTGGAGATATTAATATTGTAAATCCTTCTAACGCTGTCGACCCAAATTTAGATGACGAATCTGGTTTTACTTTAGACCTTGGTGTTAGAGGTAATATTAACCAATTAGTATCTTATGATGCTAACGTTTTTGGATTGTTTTATAACGATAGAATTGGTTTAATAGATGCTGTAATTCCACCAGTAAATAACGTTGGTAAATTGCGAGTAAATGTTGGTGATGCTAGAATATTTGGAGTAGAATCTTTAATAGATTTTAATCTTAAAAAACTATTTAATTTAAATAATAAGTTTAGCGCTAATTATTTTATTAATTCTTCTTTTGTAACATCAGAATATACATCAACAAATTTTGATAATACAAGTAGTGATGTACGCGTAGGTAATAAAGTAGAGTTTATTCCAGATGTAAATATAAAAACAGGCTTACAGTTTGGTTACGGTAACTTTTTATCAAACATTCAATATACGTACTTGTCTTCACAATTTACAGATGCTGGTAACGATCCTGGAGGCGATAACCTAAATAGTATTGTTGGTACAATACCAAGCTACAGTGTGTTAGATGTTTCTGTCTCTTATAAATACAAACGCATTAAATTAGAAGCAGGAATAAATAATGTATTAGATAAAGCATACTTTACAAGACGCGCAACAGGTTATCCTGGACCAGGAATTATACCATCGGCAAATCGTAATTTTTATACTACATTACAAATAAAAATTTAA
- a CDS encoding imelysin family protein produces MFKRILIVVLIVAGIFACSSSDDSNSGSSTNDTYNRTAMLTNIADNIIIPGYQNLGTELSALVDAKNAFVANVDQTNLETLRANWFSAYQSFQAVQMFQIGKAEEILFEEQMNIYPTNTTDIENNIANGNYDLSSVNNNDAVGFPAVDYMLYGVADNDAAILTTLSNTNYSNYLSDLIDRMQTLTNTVLTDWTSGYRDNYITNTANVESGAVNQTLNAYVFYYEKRLRADKVGIPAGVFSSTPLPSKVEVLYKEDNSRTLLLEALNAVQDVFNGKAINSNIEGESYKNYLIALDRNDLVEVINQRFDAARTKIEALNTNLKTQVETDNTKMTEAYDALQLAVVSLKSDMLSAFNVSVSYVDADGD; encoded by the coding sequence ATGTTTAAAAGAATATTAATAGTAGTACTAATAGTAGCAGGAATCTTTGCATGTTCAAGCTCAGACGATTCTAATTCTGGAAGCAGTACTAACGATACTTACAATAGAACAGCAATGCTTACAAACATTGCAGATAACATTATTATTCCTGGCTATCAAAACTTAGGTACAGAGTTAAGTGCTTTAGTAGACGCTAAAAATGCATTTGTAGCTAATGTAGATCAAACAAATTTAGAAACGTTAAGAGCCAACTGGTTTAGCGCTTACCAATCGTTTCAAGCAGTACAAATGTTTCAAATAGGTAAGGCAGAAGAAATTTTGTTTGAAGAGCAAATGAATATCTACCCAACCAATACTACAGATATTGAAAACAATATCGCCAATGGTAATTACGATTTATCAAGCGTAAACAATAACGATGCAGTTGGTTTTCCTGCTGTAGATTATATGTTATATGGTGTTGCAGATAACGATGCAGCTATTTTAACTACTTTATCTAACACTAATTATAGTAACTACCTGTCAGACTTAATAGACAGAATGCAAACACTAACCAATACTGTTTTAACAGATTGGACTTCAGGTTACAGAGATAATTACATTACAAATACTGCAAATGTAGAATCTGGTGCAGTAAACCAAACTTTAAACGCTTATGTTTTTTATTACGAAAAACGCCTTAGAGCAGATAAAGTAGGTATTCCAGCAGGCGTATTTTCTAGTACACCATTACCTTCTAAAGTAGAAGTTTTATATAAAGAAGATAACTCTAGAACTTTATTATTAGAAGCATTAAACGCTGTACAAGATGTGTTTAATGGAAAAGCAATTAACAGTAATATTGAAGGAGAAAGCTATAAAAATTATTTAATAGCTTTAGATAGAAATGATTTAGTTGAAGTTATAAACCAACGTTTTGATGCGGCAAGAACAAAAATTGAAGCATTAAATACAAATTTGAAAACTCAGGTAGAAACAGATAATACAAAAATGACGGAAGCTTACGATGCTTTACAATTAGCAGTCGTTTCTTTAAAGTCTGATATGTTATCCGCTTTTAACGTAAGTGTATCTTATGTTGATGCAGATGGAGATTAA